In the genome of Bacillus thuringiensis, the window CTACTTAGCTAAAGTTTTTGCCACATTTCCAAATAACTCTATATAAGTTTGAATTGATTCATTTGTGTAAGTATCTTCTGGTGCATAAATAACTTGTTTTTTAGAAACAGCAGTTGTGTTTTGAAGAGCAGGTGATTTAGAAATAACATCCTTAGCAGGTGTTGACTTAGCTGCATCAGATGTTGCAGCATCACGATCTAATACGAAAATCCAATCAGGATTTGTTTGTGCAATAGCTTCAACAGAAACGTCATCACCTTTATGACCTGCAGTAGAATTTGAAACTTCTAACGCTGGAGTCCAACCGAAAATTTCATACATTGGTCCCCAAACGCGACCAGAATGTGGAGCAGCAAAACCAATATTACCACCAGTAACGATAACACTCATAACTTTATCTTTTCCGTTATAAGCAGATTTTGCTTTTTCAATAGATTTATCAAAATCAGCTACTAATTGTTTAGCTTCTTTATCTTTATTAAAGATTTTTCCTAAAGTAACTGTAGAATCTTTAAGTCCTTTTACTAAGTTTTCGCCAGGCTTAGTAGCTTTCTCAGAGACATCAAAATTAAGATCAATAACTGCTGCATTTGGTACTAATTTTTTGATTTCTTCGTAATGGTCAGCAAATCTTTGACCAACGATTACAAGGTCAGGGTTTGCCGCTGCAATAATTTCAAGATTTGGTTCACGGTGATTCCCAATATTTTGAACTTTTTCATCC includes:
- a CDS encoding siderophore ABC transporter substrate-binding protein encodes the protein MKKSMLLKLVSILAVFTLMLVACSDSSKETSKANNKDNGSDKPKTVEITDAHGTVKVPVNPKNVVALDNRTFETLSDWGIKLAAAPKDIMPADSAYKKDEKVQNIGNHREPNLEIIAAANPDLVIVGQRFADHYEEIKKLVPNAAVIDLNFDVSEKATKPGENLVKGLKDSTVTLGKIFNKDKEAKQLVADFDKSIEKAKSAYNGKDKVMSVIVTGGNIGFAAPHSGRVWGPMYEIFGWTPALEVSNSTAGHKGDDVSVEAIAQTNPDWIFVLDRDAATSDAAKSTPAKDVISKSPALQNTTAVSKKQVIYAPEDTYTNESIQTYIELFGNVAKTLAK